A genomic region of Catalinimonas niigatensis contains the following coding sequences:
- a CDS encoding IS3 family transposase → MKEIHQKSKGRYGSPKIAVELQSKGIQISRPRVARIMKANGIRSVVHKRFRLQTTDSNHNYPVAENHLNRKFNPKGTGVA, encoded by the coding sequence ATCAAAGAGATTCACCAGAAAAGTAAGGGTAGATATGGAAGCCCAAAAATTGCCGTAGAACTCCAGAGCAAAGGAATACAAATATCAAGACCTAGAGTGGCCAGGATCATGAAAGCTAATGGCATCAGAAGTGTTGTTCATAAAAGATTTCGACTACAAACAACAGACTCAAACCATAACTATCCAGTTGCTGAAAACCATTTAAACAGAAAATTTAACCCAAAAGGGACTGGAGTAGCTTAG
- a CDS encoding DUF6629 family protein, which translates to MCFSAEASFGTGTVIAIIGGITLQKTSTPSQRIFASIPLFFAIQQAMEGILWISLPSTDYLLWQRIATYGFLLFAWIVWPVLIPFSIWLLEKDAKRRRLLAIAMGMGTFVSLFFAYILIFHHAQASIEGYHIVYHQDFEYSKPFLWLTSAFYFIPTALSHFISSNKKVWLLGITILFSFIITKIYFEDHLVSIWCFFAALLSVLILWVILDLRKSVLTEHKLVQLLLKT; encoded by the coding sequence ATGTGTTTTTCAGCAGAAGCAAGTTTTGGAACAGGTACAGTCATTGCAATTATTGGTGGAATTACCCTACAAAAAACATCAACGCCCTCACAACGTATCTTCGCATCTATTCCCTTGTTTTTTGCCATTCAGCAAGCTATGGAAGGTATTTTATGGATTTCTTTACCCAGCACAGATTACCTTCTATGGCAGCGCATTGCAACCTACGGCTTTCTCTTATTTGCCTGGATAGTTTGGCCTGTTTTGATCCCTTTCTCCATCTGGTTACTTGAAAAAGATGCAAAACGTAGACGGTTGCTTGCAATAGCCATGGGCATGGGTACATTTGTGTCACTGTTTTTTGCTTACATACTCATTTTCCATCATGCTCAAGCAAGCATAGAGGGATATCATATTGTGTACCATCAGGACTTTGAATATAGTAAACCCTTTTTGTGGTTAACGAGTGCCTTTTATTTTATCCCTACTGCGCTTTCACATTTTATTTCAAGTAATAAGAAGGTTTGGCTACTTGGGATCACCATTTTATTCTCTTTCATTATTACCAAAATTTATTTTGAAGATCACCTTGTGTCTATATGGTGTTTCTTTGCTGCATTGCTAAGCGTCTTAATCCTTTGGGTTATTCTAGATCTGAGAAAATCAGTTTTAACAGAACATAAATTGGTACAACTACTTTTGAAAACGTAG
- a CDS encoding transposase, protein MSKVADELGIRTNLLSRWKREYKQRKGGSFLDSGKQALSPEQSEIAKLKRQL, encoded by the coding sequence ATCAGCAAGGTAGCTGATGAGTTAGGTATTCGTACAAACCTTTTAAGTCGCTGGAAGAGAGAATATAAGCAGAGAAAAGGTGGTAGTTTTTTAGACTCAGGTAAACAAGCATTGTCACCTGAACAGTCAGAGATTGCTAAACTAAAGAGACAATTGTGA